A DNA window from Pogona vitticeps strain Pit_001003342236 chromosome 2, PviZW2.1, whole genome shotgun sequence contains the following coding sequences:
- the BEST2 gene encoding bestrophin-2a has translation MTVTYTARVANARFGGFYKLLTLWRGSIYKLLYKEFLVFSTSYMGLSLTYRYVLSEDRKRIFEKVVIYCDNYANLIPVSFVLGFYVTLVVNRWWSQYTSMPMPDRLMCAISGNVHGADEKGRLYRRTLMRYCSLSAVLILRSVSTAVFKRFPTIDHVVEAGFMTREERKKFENFNTSYNRYWIPCVWFTNLAAQARKEGRVRDNCALKLLMEELNIFRGKCSMLYHYDWISVPLVYTQVVTIAVYSFFVSCLIGRQFLDPDQGYKGHDLDLWVPVFTLLQFFFYVGWLKVAEQLINPFGEDDDDFETNLLIDRNFQVSMMAVDEMYGDLPLLEKDRYWDASNPRAPYTAATVFLLQQPSFQGSTFDMTLPKEDMQFQPLEEIAEGLEHNRHVPAHLLNRLLSTGPTPGGFGRRLSLLRRKNSSVSEASTTYSCLCQDTQTTDCTCDPPGQLLPNTNVNFPSEGEGDPGHEATGVPLTDAYPDHSEAQTEVLGDRAQENAVANPQDAISLVDMSGQETASDVTQPLLDHNSSESSLFHSLKETPGKGALPLASYPHWLQSPIEEENVA, from the exons ATGACTGTCACATACACAGCCCGGGTGGCCAATGCTCGCTTTGGTGGCTTCTACAAGTTGCTGACCCTCTGGCGTGGAAGCATCTACAAGTTGCTCTACAAAGAGTTCCTGGTCTTCTCGACTTCGTACATGGGACTCAGCCTTACTTATCG CTATGTCTTAAGTGAGGATCGGAAACGAATCTTTGAAAAGGTGGTCATTTACTGCGACAACTATGCCAATCTCAtacccgtctcctttgttctcg GCTTCTACGTGACACTGGTGGTGAACCGCTGGTGGAGCCAGTACACCAGCATGCCTATGCCAGACCGCCTGATGTGTGCTATCTCTGGGAATGTGCATGGAGCTGATGAGAAAGGGCGGCTCTACCGCCGAACACTCATGCGGTACTGCAGTCTTTCCGCTGTCCTGATCTTGCGCTCAGTCAGCACTGCTGTGTTCAAGCGCTTTCCCACTATTGACCATGTTGTGGAGGCAG GTTTCATGACTCGGGAAGAACGCAAGAAATTTGAAAATTTTAACACTTCCTACAACAGATACTGGATTCCCTGTGTTTGGTTTACCAACTTAGCTGCCCAGGCACGCAAAGAAGGCCGCGTACGTGATAACTGCGCTCTCAAGTTGCTTATGGAG GAGTTGAATATCTTTCGTGGCAAATGCAGCATGCTCTACCACTATGACTGGATCAGTGTACCACTAGTCTACACTCAG GTGGTTACCATTGCGGTGTACAGTTTCTTCGTTTCCTGTCTGATTGGACGGCAATTTCTTGATCCAGACCAGGGTTATAAAGGACACGATCTGGATCTGTGGGTCCCTGTTTTTACTTTGCTGCAGTTCTTTTTCTACGTGGGATGGCTCAAG GTGGCTGAGCAGCTCATTAACCCTTTTGGGGAAGATGATGACGATTTTGAAACCAACCTACTGATTGACAGGAATTTCCAG GTCTCTATGATGGCTGTGGATGAGATGTACGGGGACCTGCCTCTCCTGGAGAAAGATCGGTATTGGGATGCCTCAAATCCTAGAGCCCCATACACAGCAGCCACTGTTTTTCTGTTGCAACAGCCGTCGTTCCAGGGCTCCACTTTTGACATGAC TTTACCAAAGGAAGACATGCAGTTCCAGCCTCTTGAGGAGATTGCCGAGGGCCTTGAACATAACCGCCACGTTCCGGCCCACCTCTTGAACCGCCTGCTTTCTACAGGCCCCACACCTGGCGGCTTTGGACGTCGACTGTCTCTATTGAGGCGCAAGAATAGCAGTGTTTCTGAGGCATCCACCACCTATAGCTGCCTCTGTCAGGACACACAGACCACCGACTGCACTTGTGACCCTCCTGGGCAGCTTCTTCCAAACACGAATGTTAATTTCCCCTCCGAGGGCGAGGGAGACCCTGGCCACGAGGCCACTGGAGTCCCACTCACAGATGCCTACCCTGACCACTCTGAGGCCCAGACTGAGGTACTAGGTGACCGAGCTCAGGAGAATGCTGTGGCTAATCCCCAAGATGCCATATCCCTTGTGGACATGTCTGGTCAAGAAACAGCCAGTGATGTGACACAGCCTCTGCTAGATCACAACTCTTCAGAGTCTTCCTTGTTTCATAGCCTGAAGGAAACCCCTGGTAAGGGGGCTCTTCCGCTAGCTAGCTACCCTCACTGGCTACAGAGCCCCATTGAAGAGGAAAATGTGGCATGA